One genomic region from Prunus persica cultivar Lovell chromosome G3, Prunus_persica_NCBIv2, whole genome shotgun sequence encodes:
- the LOC18782117 gene encoding uncharacterized protein LOC18782117 isoform X1, which yields MVSGSRIEGGTQIISAGVRKTIQSIKEIVRNHSDIDIYWALKETDMDPNETAQKLLNQDPFHLVKRKRDKRKEVSSNLQSMGHTVSVEPRRHFESAGQGPKSNTSADRNVRRGGYARSGVTGTGISREFRVVRDNRVNRNINRETKPDSPQCTTSTNEQVSNISGKGPTGSSSSQKPSSRQNSSQVSNGQTDPQIRTSDANATGSLRKETLVEKRVTLPTAALRVQAVKPSNSQPHSAVVVSSNSVVGLYSSSTDPVHVPSPDSRPSASVGAIKREVGVRRQSSENSNSSAPSSSLSNSLLGKEGSTESFRPFTGISKTDQVGQTSESVMPSVSVSRPFLSNQHNARPHQQPVGHQKASQPNKEWKPKSSQKPSSNSPGVIGTPTKSVSSPDNSKVSESEAAKLQDKLSRVNVYDNSNVVIAQNIRVPDSDRFRLTFGSLGTELDSTGNMVNGFQAGGTEESNGEPAGSLSLSAPQSCSDEASGIKPVDLLDHQVRNSGSDSPASGAVPERQLPEKNDTSSPQTLDNYADIGLVRDTSPSYAPSDSQQQEQPELEGFSQAFDPQTSYNIPYFRPHMDESVRGQGLPSPQEALSSHNVNSIAASTVAMVQQQPPPVAQMYPQVHVSHYANLMPYRQFLSPVYVPPMAVPGYSSNPAYPHMSNGNSYLLMPGGGSHLNANSLKYGVQPFKPVPAGSPTGYGNFTNPNGYAINGPGVVGGASGLEDSSRIKYKDGNLYVANPQAETSEMWIQNPREHPGLQSTPYYNVPAQSPHGAYMPSHAAHASFNAAAAQSSHMQFPGLYHPPQPAAIPNPHHLGPAMGGNVGVGVAAAAPGAQVGAYQQPQLNHMNWQTNF from the exons ATGGTCTCTGGTTCGCGAATCGAAGGTGGGACTCAGATAATCTCTGCGGGAGTGAGAAAAACCATTCAATCCATCAAAGAAATAGTGCGTAATCACTCCGATATTGATATTTATTGGGCTCTCAAAGAAACCGACATGGATCCTAATGAAACCGCCCAGAAATTGCTGAACCAAG ACCCATTTCATTTggtgaagagaaaaagagataaaagGAAGGAGGTATCCTCTAAT CTTCAGAGTATGGGGCACACGGTTTCTGTGGAGCCAAGAAGACATTTTGAGAGTGCAGGTCAAGGACCGAAATCAAATACATCTGCTGATCGTAATGTTAGAAGAGGAGGTTATGCTCGCAGTGGTGTAACTG GTACAGGAATCAGCAGAGAGTTTCGTGTTGTGAGAGACAACAGAGTTAACCGAAATATCAATAGAGAAACCAAGCCTGATTCACCACAATGTACAACATCCACCAATGAGCAAGTGTCAAATATTTCTGGAAAGGG CCCAACAGGAAGTTCAAGTAGTCAAAAGCCATCTAGCAGACAGAATTCATCTCAAGTATCAAATGGGCAAACTGatcctcaaattagaaccagTGATGCTAATGCAACTGGTTCTTTAAGAAAAGAGACATTGGTGGAGAAGCGAGTTACTCTTCCAACTGCAGCTTTGCGGGTGCAAGCAGTGAAGCCAAGCAATTCCCAGCCACACTCTGCAGTGGTGGTGTCGAGCAATTCTGTTGTTGGGTTGTATTCTTCTTCCACAGATCCTGTTCATGTGCCATCTCCAGATTCCAGACCATCTGCTTCTGTTGGTGCTATTAAACGGGAAGTTGGTGTTCGGAGGCAATCTTCTGAAAACTCCAATTCATCTGCACCTAGTAgttctctctcaaattcaCTTTTGGGAAAAGAGGGTTCTACGGAGTCATTTCGACCTTTCACTGGCATCTCTAAAACTGATCAAGTTGGCCAAACCTCTGAATCTGTGATGCCTAGCGTGTCCGTCAGCAGACCATTCTTAAGTAATCAGCACAATGCCAGGCCGCATCAACAACCTGTGGGTCATCAGAAAG CTTCCCAGCCTAATAAGGAATGGAAACCTAAGTCAAGCCAAAAGCCAAGCTCTAATAGCCCTGGAGTCATTGGAACACCAACAAAATCTGTTTCATCTCCTGATAATTCCAAGGTCTCAGAGTCAGAAGCGGCTAAGTTGCAAGATAAGCTTTCGCGAGTAAATGTATATGATAACTCTAATGTCGTCATAGCACAGAATATTAGGGTTCCGGACAGTGATCGTTTTCGGCTAACGTTTGGAAGCTTGGGGACAgagcttgattcaacagggaATATGGTTAATGGATTTCAAGCAGGAGGTACAGAGGAGTCAAACGGGGAACCTGCAGGAAG TTTGTCACTATCAGCTCCACAGTCCTGCAGTGATGAGGCTTCTGGCATCAAGCCAGTAGATTTGTTAGATCACCAAGTTAGAAATTCTGGATCTGATTCTCCAGCATCAGGTGCAGTGCCTGAGCGTCAATTGCCTGAGAAAAATGACACCTCAAGTCCTCAAACTTTGGACAATTATGCAGATATTGGTTTGGTTCGAGACACCAGTCCATCCTATGCACCTTCAGATTCACAGCAGCAAGAACAACCAGAGTTAGAAGGTTTTTCG CAGGCGTTCGATCCTCAGACTAGTTATAATATACCTTATTTCAGACCGCATATGGATGAAAGTGTACGGGGACAGGGTCTGCCATCTCCACAGGAG GCATTGAGTTCACATAATGTCAACAGCATCGCTGCATCAACAGTTGCCATGGTTCAACAGCAACCACCCCCTGTGGCACAGATGTACCCACAAGTTCATGTTTCACATTATGCTAATCTTATGCCATACCGCCAATTTCTCTCACCAGTTTATGTTCCACCGATGGCCGTGCCTGGCTATTCTAGCAACCCTGCCTATCCTCACATGTCTAATGGCAACAGCTACTTGCTGATGCCTGGTGGTGGATCCCACCTAAATGCGAACAGCCTCAAGTATGGAGTTCAGCCGTTTAAGCCTGTCCCTGCTGGAAGTCCCACAGGGTACGGGAATTTTACTAATCCTAATGGGTATGCAATCAATGGCCCCGGTGTAGTTGGAGGTGCCTCAGGGCTCGAAGATTCATCTAGAATCAAGTACAAAGATGGCAATCTTTATGTCGCAAATCCACAG GCTGAGACATCAGAGATGTGGATTCAGAACCCAAGGGAGCACCCAGGCCTGCAATCCACTCCATACTACAACGTGCCTGCTCAATCACCTCATGGTGCTTATATGCCATCTCACGCTGCTCATGCTTCCTTCAATGCAGCTGCAGCCCAATCTTCCCACATGCAATTCCCAGGTTTGTACCACCCTCCTCAGCCTGCTGCAATTCCCAATCCACACCATTTGGGTCCTGCTATGGGTGGTAACGTCGGAGTTGGGGTGGCAGCAGCTGCTCCTGGGGCACAGGTTGGTGCATATCAGCAACCCCAACTGAACCATATGAATTGGCAAACCAACTTCTGA
- the LOC18782117 gene encoding uncharacterized protein LOC18782117 isoform X6, with product MVSGSRIEGGTQIISAGVRKTIQSIKEIVRNHSDIDIYWALKETDMDPNETAQKLLNQDPFHLVKRKRDKRKEVSSNSMGHTVSVEPRRHFESAGQGPKSNTSADRNVRRGGYARSGVTGTGISREFRVVRDNRVNRNINRETKPDSPQCTTSTNEQVSNISGKGPTGSSSSQKPSSRQNSSQVSNGQTDPQIRTSDANATGSLRKETLVEKRVTLPTAALRVQAVKPSNSQPHSAVVVSSNSVVGLYSSSTDPVHVPSPDSRPSASVGAIKREVGVRRQSSENSNSSAPSSSLSNSLLGKEGSTESFRPFTGISKTDQVGQTSESVMPSVSVSRPFLSNQHNARPHQQPVGHQKASQPNKEWKPKSSQKPSSNSPGVIGTPTKSVSSPDNSKVSESEAAKLQDKLSRVNVYDNSNVVIAQNIRVPDSDRFRLTFGSLGTELDSTGNMVNGFQAGGTEESNGEPAGSLSLSAPQSCSDEASGIKPVDLLDHQVRNSGSDSPASGAVPERQLPEKNDTSSPQTLDNYADIGLVRDTSPSYAPSDSQQQEQPELEGFSAFDPQTSYNIPYFRPHMDESVRGQGLPSPQEALSSHNVNSIAASTVAMVQQQPPPVAQMYPQVHVSHYANLMPYRQFLSPVYVPPMAVPGYSSNPAYPHMSNGNSYLLMPGGGSHLNANSLKYGVQPFKPVPAGSPTGYGNFTNPNGYAINGPGVVGGASGLEDSSRIKYKDGNLYVANPQAETSEMWIQNPREHPGLQSTPYYNVPAQSPHGAYMPSHAAHASFNAAAAQSSHMQFPGLYHPPQPAAIPNPHHLGPAMGGNVGVGVAAAAPGAQVGAYQQPQLNHMNWQTNF from the exons ATGGTCTCTGGTTCGCGAATCGAAGGTGGGACTCAGATAATCTCTGCGGGAGTGAGAAAAACCATTCAATCCATCAAAGAAATAGTGCGTAATCACTCCGATATTGATATTTATTGGGCTCTCAAAGAAACCGACATGGATCCTAATGAAACCGCCCAGAAATTGCTGAACCAAG ACCCATTTCATTTggtgaagagaaaaagagataaaagGAAGGAGGTATCCTCTAAT AGTATGGGGCACACGGTTTCTGTGGAGCCAAGAAGACATTTTGAGAGTGCAGGTCAAGGACCGAAATCAAATACATCTGCTGATCGTAATGTTAGAAGAGGAGGTTATGCTCGCAGTGGTGTAACTG GTACAGGAATCAGCAGAGAGTTTCGTGTTGTGAGAGACAACAGAGTTAACCGAAATATCAATAGAGAAACCAAGCCTGATTCACCACAATGTACAACATCCACCAATGAGCAAGTGTCAAATATTTCTGGAAAGGG CCCAACAGGAAGTTCAAGTAGTCAAAAGCCATCTAGCAGACAGAATTCATCTCAAGTATCAAATGGGCAAACTGatcctcaaattagaaccagTGATGCTAATGCAACTGGTTCTTTAAGAAAAGAGACATTGGTGGAGAAGCGAGTTACTCTTCCAACTGCAGCTTTGCGGGTGCAAGCAGTGAAGCCAAGCAATTCCCAGCCACACTCTGCAGTGGTGGTGTCGAGCAATTCTGTTGTTGGGTTGTATTCTTCTTCCACAGATCCTGTTCATGTGCCATCTCCAGATTCCAGACCATCTGCTTCTGTTGGTGCTATTAAACGGGAAGTTGGTGTTCGGAGGCAATCTTCTGAAAACTCCAATTCATCTGCACCTAGTAgttctctctcaaattcaCTTTTGGGAAAAGAGGGTTCTACGGAGTCATTTCGACCTTTCACTGGCATCTCTAAAACTGATCAAGTTGGCCAAACCTCTGAATCTGTGATGCCTAGCGTGTCCGTCAGCAGACCATTCTTAAGTAATCAGCACAATGCCAGGCCGCATCAACAACCTGTGGGTCATCAGAAAG CTTCCCAGCCTAATAAGGAATGGAAACCTAAGTCAAGCCAAAAGCCAAGCTCTAATAGCCCTGGAGTCATTGGAACACCAACAAAATCTGTTTCATCTCCTGATAATTCCAAGGTCTCAGAGTCAGAAGCGGCTAAGTTGCAAGATAAGCTTTCGCGAGTAAATGTATATGATAACTCTAATGTCGTCATAGCACAGAATATTAGGGTTCCGGACAGTGATCGTTTTCGGCTAACGTTTGGAAGCTTGGGGACAgagcttgattcaacagggaATATGGTTAATGGATTTCAAGCAGGAGGTACAGAGGAGTCAAACGGGGAACCTGCAGGAAG TTTGTCACTATCAGCTCCACAGTCCTGCAGTGATGAGGCTTCTGGCATCAAGCCAGTAGATTTGTTAGATCACCAAGTTAGAAATTCTGGATCTGATTCTCCAGCATCAGGTGCAGTGCCTGAGCGTCAATTGCCTGAGAAAAATGACACCTCAAGTCCTCAAACTTTGGACAATTATGCAGATATTGGTTTGGTTCGAGACACCAGTCCATCCTATGCACCTTCAGATTCACAGCAGCAAGAACAACCAGAGTTAGAAGGTTTTTCG GCGTTCGATCCTCAGACTAGTTATAATATACCTTATTTCAGACCGCATATGGATGAAAGTGTACGGGGACAGGGTCTGCCATCTCCACAGGAG GCATTGAGTTCACATAATGTCAACAGCATCGCTGCATCAACAGTTGCCATGGTTCAACAGCAACCACCCCCTGTGGCACAGATGTACCCACAAGTTCATGTTTCACATTATGCTAATCTTATGCCATACCGCCAATTTCTCTCACCAGTTTATGTTCCACCGATGGCCGTGCCTGGCTATTCTAGCAACCCTGCCTATCCTCACATGTCTAATGGCAACAGCTACTTGCTGATGCCTGGTGGTGGATCCCACCTAAATGCGAACAGCCTCAAGTATGGAGTTCAGCCGTTTAAGCCTGTCCCTGCTGGAAGTCCCACAGGGTACGGGAATTTTACTAATCCTAATGGGTATGCAATCAATGGCCCCGGTGTAGTTGGAGGTGCCTCAGGGCTCGAAGATTCATCTAGAATCAAGTACAAAGATGGCAATCTTTATGTCGCAAATCCACAG GCTGAGACATCAGAGATGTGGATTCAGAACCCAAGGGAGCACCCAGGCCTGCAATCCACTCCATACTACAACGTGCCTGCTCAATCACCTCATGGTGCTTATATGCCATCTCACGCTGCTCATGCTTCCTTCAATGCAGCTGCAGCCCAATCTTCCCACATGCAATTCCCAGGTTTGTACCACCCTCCTCAGCCTGCTGCAATTCCCAATCCACACCATTTGGGTCCTGCTATGGGTGGTAACGTCGGAGTTGGGGTGGCAGCAGCTGCTCCTGGGGCACAGGTTGGTGCATATCAGCAACCCCAACTGAACCATATGAATTGGCAAACCAACTTCTGA